A stretch of Streptococcus chenjunshii DNA encodes these proteins:
- a CDS encoding dihydroorotase, producing MLLIKNGRVIDPKSQFDHICDVLIDGARIIKIAEDIEAADADIIDADGFVVAPGLVDIHVHFREPGQTHKEDIHTGALAAAAGGFTTVVMMANTSPTVSDVPTLKEVLNSAAKESIHIYANASVTQNFDGQNLTDFKELLAAGAVSFSDDGIPLQSSKVVREALDLAKANGSFIALHEEDPELNGILGFNEHIAADKFHFCGATGAAEYSMIARDAMIAYDRQAHLHIQHLSKAESVKVVEFAQKLGAEITAEAAPQHFSKTEELLLIKGSNAKMNPPLRTEKDRLAVIEGLKSGIISVIATDHAPHHADEKAVADMTKAPSGMTGLETSLSLGLTYLVETGELTLSELLSKMTVNPSSLYHFDAGYLAENGPADLVIFADKEERLISEQFFSKASNSPFIGEKLTGVVKYTICNGRIVYQQQ from the coding sequence ATGTTATTAATTAAAAATGGCCGTGTAATTGATCCTAAATCGCAGTTTGATCATATCTGCGATGTCTTGATTGACGGTGCCAGAATTATCAAGATTGCTGAAGATATCGAAGCAGCCGATGCTGATATTATTGATGCTGACGGTTTTGTTGTGGCACCAGGCTTGGTTGATATCCATGTACATTTTCGCGAACCTGGACAGACCCACAAGGAGGACATTCATACAGGGGCGTTAGCAGCCGCTGCTGGTGGATTTACGACTGTTGTTATGATGGCAAATACCAGCCCGACTGTTTCTGATGTTCCAACGCTTAAGGAAGTTCTTAACTCAGCCGCTAAGGAAAGTATCCATATTTATGCAAATGCCAGTGTGACTCAAAATTTTGACGGCCAAAATCTGACTGATTTTAAAGAGCTGCTCGCTGCAGGCGCTGTCAGTTTCTCAGATGATGGCATTCCATTACAGAGTTCAAAGGTAGTGAGGGAAGCTCTGGATTTAGCCAAAGCAAATGGCAGTTTCATTGCTCTTCATGAAGAAGACCCTGAGCTTAATGGCATATTAGGTTTTAATGAACATATTGCGGCAGATAAGTTCCATTTCTGCGGAGCAACTGGTGCAGCTGAGTACAGTATGATTGCCCGTGATGCGATGATTGCTTATGACAGGCAGGCGCATCTTCATATTCAGCACCTGTCCAAAGCTGAATCTGTCAAGGTAGTTGAATTTGCTCAAAAACTTGGAGCAGAAATCACTGCGGAGGCAGCTCCTCAGCATTTTTCAAAGACAGAAGAGTTGCTGCTTATCAAGGGCAGCAATGCTAAAATGAATCCGCCTCTTCGTACCGAAAAAGACCGTTTAGCAGTCATTGAGGGACTGAAATCTGGTATTATTTCAGTTATTGCAACAGATCACGCACCTCATCATGCTGATGAAAAAGCAGTCGCTGATATGACCAAAGCACCTTCTGGCATGACTGGTCTTGAAACATCATTATCACTTGGTTTAACTTATCTAGTGGAAACAGGTGAGCTGACTTTATCTGAATTATTAAGCAAAATGACTGTTAACCCCTCATCGCTCTACCATTTTGATGCCGGCTATCTGGCTGAAAACGGCCCCGCAGATCTCGTGATTTTTGCCGATAAAGAAGAACGGCTTATTTCTGAACAATTTTTTTCAAAAGCCTCTAATTCTCCTTTTATTGGCGAAAAACTTACAGGGGTAGTGAAGTACACGATATGTAACGGCAGGATTGTCTATCAGCAGCAATAG
- the parE gene encoding DNA topoisomerase IV subunit B produces MAKKKINIDNYNDDAIQVLEGLDAVRKRPGMYIGSTDTTGLHHLVWEIVDNAVDEALSGFGDKIDVTINQNGSITVADKGRGMPVGKHAMGIPTVEVIFTVLHAGGKFGQGGYKTSGGLHGVGSSVVNALSSWLEVEIIRDGTVYRQRFEKGGHAVTDLKKVGAAPKSQSGTKVTFMPDESIFSTVDFKFNMIAERLNESAFLLKDVTLTLTDKRPDEAEYAEFHYENGVQDFVEYLNEDKETLTPVIFFSGEEQGFQVEVALQYNDGFSDNILSFVNNVRTKDGGTHETGLKSAITKAMNEYARKTGLLKEKDKNLDGADYREGLSAILSILVPEEHLQFEGQTKDKLGSPLARPLVESIVSEKLTYFLLENGETAANLIRKAIKARDAREAARKARDETRNGRKNRKDKGLLSGKLTPAQSKNPKKNELYLVEGDSAGGSAKQGRDRKFQAILPLRGKVLNTAKAKMADIIKNEEINTMIYTIGAGVGADFKVEESNYDKVIIMTDADTDGAHIQTLLLTFFYRYMRPLVENGHVYIALPPLYKMSKGKGKKEIVEYAWTDQELEELRQKFGKGAQLQRYKGLGEMNADQLWETTMNPDSRTLIKVTIEDLARAERRVSVLMGDKVEPRRKWIEDNVKFTLEESTVF; encoded by the coding sequence ATGGCTAAGAAAAAAATTAATATTGATAATTATAACGATGATGCCATTCAAGTTTTGGAAGGACTGGATGCTGTCCGAAAGCGTCCGGGCATGTACATCGGTTCAACAGATACCACAGGCCTTCATCATCTTGTTTGGGAGATTGTCGACAATGCTGTCGATGAAGCGCTCTCCGGTTTTGGCGATAAAATTGATGTCACCATTAATCAGAATGGCAGCATTACAGTGGCGGATAAAGGCCGCGGAATGCCAGTAGGAAAGCATGCAATGGGAATCCCGACTGTAGAAGTTATCTTTACGGTTCTTCATGCCGGCGGTAAATTTGGTCAAGGTGGCTACAAAACATCCGGCGGACTGCACGGTGTCGGTTCATCGGTTGTCAACGCCCTCTCCAGCTGGCTGGAGGTTGAAATTATACGGGACGGAACAGTTTACCGCCAACGTTTTGAAAAAGGAGGGCATGCTGTCACTGATTTAAAGAAAGTCGGAGCAGCCCCTAAATCCCAGTCGGGGACTAAGGTAACTTTTATGCCCGACGAAAGCATTTTTTCCACTGTTGATTTTAAATTCAATATGATTGCTGAACGCCTCAATGAGTCAGCCTTTCTCCTGAAAGATGTCACATTGACGCTGACGGATAAGCGACCGGATGAGGCAGAATATGCCGAATTTCATTACGAGAACGGAGTTCAGGATTTTGTTGAATATCTAAATGAAGATAAGGAGACACTGACACCTGTTATTTTCTTTTCTGGTGAAGAACAGGGCTTTCAGGTAGAAGTTGCTCTTCAGTACAATGACGGTTTTTCGGATAACATCCTCTCCTTTGTCAATAACGTCCGCACCAAAGACGGCGGTACTCACGAGACTGGTCTGAAGTCAGCCATTACCAAAGCCATGAATGAATATGCTCGCAAAACTGGTCTGCTCAAGGAAAAAGATAAGAATCTGGACGGGGCAGACTATCGGGAAGGCTTATCGGCTATTTTGTCCATTTTAGTACCGGAGGAGCACCTTCAGTTTGAAGGGCAGACAAAAGATAAGCTCGGCAGCCCGCTGGCGCGTCCCTTAGTTGAAAGCATTGTCTCTGAAAAACTGACATACTTTTTATTGGAAAACGGCGAAACGGCCGCAAACCTTATTCGAAAAGCCATCAAAGCCCGTGATGCACGTGAAGCAGCCCGCAAAGCCCGCGACGAAACAAGAAACGGCCGAAAAAACAGAAAAGACAAGGGCCTCCTTTCAGGGAAACTGACACCTGCCCAATCTAAGAATCCTAAGAAAAATGAACTCTATTTGGTCGAAGGTGATTCAGCCGGCGGTTCTGCCAAGCAGGGACGGGACCGCAAGTTTCAGGCCATTCTGCCTTTGCGCGGCAAGGTTCTTAATACCGCCAAAGCTAAGATGGCTGACATTATCAAAAATGAAGAAATCAATACGATGATATACACAATCGGTGCCGGAGTAGGAGCGGATTTCAAGGTTGAAGAGTCCAACTATGATAAAGTTATTATTATGACAGATGCGGACACGGATGGTGCTCATATTCAAACCCTTCTGTTAACCTTCTTTTACCGCTATATGAGGCCCTTGGTAGAAAACGGACATGTTTATATCGCTTTGCCGCCGCTTTATAAGATGAGCAAGGGGAAAGGTAAAAAAGAAATCGTTGAATATGCCTGGACCGATCAGGAACTAGAGGAACTCCGGCAAAAATTTGGCAAGGGGGCCCAGCTCCAGCGTTACAAAGGTCTCGGAGAGATGAATGCTGATCAGCTTTGGGAAACAACCATGAACCCCGACAGCCGAACACTTATCAAAGTTACCATAGAAGATTTAGCCAGAGCCGAACGCCGTGTTTCTGTTCTGATGGGTGACAAAGTCGAACCGCGCCGTAAATGGATTGAAGACAATGTGAAGTTTACCCTGGAAGAGAGTACGGTATTTTAA
- the plsY gene encoding glycerol-3-phosphate 1-O-acyltransferase PlsY, whose product MTIVIFMLIAYLLGSVPSGLWIGKYFYGKDLRDHGSGNTGTTNTFRILGVKAGCITFAADCLKGTIATVLPMMFGVTQFSPILIGAFAILGHTFPVFAGFKGGKAVATSAGVLLGFAPLYLLFLLAVFLIALYLSSMISLASIISALVGIITTLIFPAFHFLLPDYDWLFTVIIIAVASLIIIRHRDNISRIRHREENLVPWGLNLTKQQKNKNQ is encoded by the coding sequence ATGACTATAGTGATTTTTATGCTGATTGCTTATCTGCTGGGCTCTGTACCCAGCGGATTGTGGATTGGAAAATATTTTTACGGTAAAGACCTGCGTGACCATGGCAGCGGCAATACTGGGACGACCAATACTTTCCGAATTCTTGGTGTAAAAGCAGGCTGTATTACTTTTGCAGCAGATTGCCTTAAAGGAACCATAGCGACTGTTTTACCAATGATGTTTGGTGTTACACAGTTTTCACCTATTTTAATCGGTGCTTTTGCTATTCTGGGACATACTTTCCCTGTTTTTGCTGGCTTTAAAGGCGGAAAAGCAGTTGCTACCAGTGCTGGTGTACTCTTGGGCTTTGCTCCGCTCTATCTGCTTTTTTTGCTGGCAGTCTTTTTGATAGCCCTTTATCTTTCCAGTATGATTTCACTGGCCAGCATTATCAGCGCCCTTGTCGGTATTATCACAACGCTTATTTTTCCGGCGTTCCATTTCTTACTGCCGGATTACGATTGGCTTTTCACTGTGATTATTATTGCCGTAGCCAGTCTGATTATTATTCGACATCGAGATAATATCAGCCGTATCAGACACCGTGAAGAAAATTTAGTTCCTTGGGGACTAAATTTAACGAAGCAACAAAAAAATAAGAATCAATGA
- a CDS encoding GNAT family N-acetyltransferase, translated as MYKNILMNHLQKKQVSERYIYYGRPDLALRYDNNIWDYHLMPDREMFEADLSFIAQEQKDYPLDYANIAFPEKTELPVSWQTQLQADGFELERLLIFTAPAVSLNLSHSAASADIKIEQLSETTYQAYMDKHAEEYRQYGDAYYQQMTLFNQELINVPDGKLFLAVKNGQIVGELTVWYSQYFAEIDNFMVDESLRGQGIGKRLQEEAIKTADSVILIAAEENRAMYEYQGYQETAFYWTAFKSEDNKVKTA; from the coding sequence GTGTATAAAAATATTTTAATGAATCATCTGCAAAAAAAGCAAGTTTCAGAGCGCTATATCTATTATGGCAGACCAGATTTGGCTTTGCGCTATGATAACAATATTTGGGATTATCACCTCATGCCTGACAGAGAAATGTTTGAAGCCGATCTTAGCTTTATAGCCCAAGAGCAAAAAGATTACCCTTTAGATTATGCCAATATCGCTTTTCCAGAGAAAACTGAGCTGCCTGTGTCCTGGCAGACACAACTTCAAGCCGATGGTTTTGAACTGGAACGCCTTCTCATCTTTACGGCACCTGCTGTCTCTCTAAATTTGTCCCATTCAGCGGCATCGGCAGATATCAAGATAGAGCAACTGTCAGAGACTACTTATCAAGCCTATATGGATAAGCATGCAGAAGAATACCGTCAGTATGGCGATGCTTATTACCAGCAGATGACCTTGTTTAACCAGGAGTTGATCAATGTTCCTGATGGAAAACTTTTTCTGGCAGTTAAGAACGGGCAAATCGTTGGAGAATTAACCGTTTGGTACTCGCAGTATTTTGCTGAAATTGATAATTTTATGGTAGACGAATCTTTGCGTGGCCAAGGCATCGGCAAACGTCTGCAGGAGGAAGCAATAAAGACAGCAGATTCTGTTATTCTCATTGCTGCGGAAGAGAACCGTGCTATGTATGAATATCAAGGCTATCAGGAAACAGCTTTTTACTGGACAGCTTTCAAGTCTGAAGACAATAAGGTTAAAACGGCTTAA
- a CDS encoding YbhB/YbcL family Raf kinase inhibitor-like protein, with protein MKIITEFVNHVLPDHYSKHTDELVLGNAVVSFPFEVQDVPDGAKTLAWTFVDYDSIPVCGFAYIHWCAANVPANKTSIEADFSRLDVQHLHGKNSLVSKFLSTDFSAIENGYIGPYPPDKDHSYTLTVYALDGALDLENGFYMNELLHAIEGHVLAEAEASFIGRC; from the coding sequence ATGAAAATTATTACTGAATTTGTTAATCATGTTTTACCGGACCATTACAGTAAACATACAGACGAACTGGTTCTGGGCAATGCGGTTGTGTCGTTTCCTTTTGAAGTGCAGGATGTTCCAGACGGTGCTAAAACGCTGGCGTGGACATTTGTTGACTATGACTCAATTCCTGTCTGCGGTTTTGCCTATATTCACTGGTGTGCAGCCAATGTGCCTGCCAATAAAACCAGTATTGAAGCGGATTTTTCGCGTCTGGATGTTCAGCATCTGCACGGTAAAAACAGTCTTGTCAGTAAATTTTTATCTACAGACTTTTCAGCTATTGAAAATGGCTATATTGGACCTTACCCGCCGGATAAGGATCATAGCTATACTTTGACGGTTTACGCTTTGGACGGAGCGCTTGATTTGGAGAACGGCTTTTATATGAATGAGCTTCTTCATGCTATTGAGGGGCATGTATTGGCTGAGGCAGAAGCCAGTTTTATCGGAAGGTGCTAA
- a CDS encoding DUF3021 family protein codes for MSLKVKCIKQAFIRGIIPLVIMGGITYFVSESDNPEAFWSMVAITIISTAVSAASAIYDYDVWPVKKKITVHTLLMLVTVYPALMISGWYDASKASGYIFAFISFVLWGVVLCSLGYFISKYVLKNIPDETKKN; via the coding sequence ATGAGTTTGAAAGTAAAATGTATTAAGCAGGCTTTTATTAGAGGGATTATTCCTTTGGTTATCATGGGGGGAATAACTTATTTTGTTTCTGAAAGTGATAATCCGGAAGCTTTCTGGAGTATGGTTGCTATAACGATTATTTCTACAGCTGTTTCGGCAGCATCGGCTATCTATGATTATGATGTTTGGCCTGTTAAGAAAAAAATAACAGTGCATACTTTGCTTATGTTAGTGACGGTTTATCCGGCTCTAATGATTAGCGGCTGGTATGATGCCAGTAAAGCTAGCGGCTATATCTTTGCTTTTATCAGCTTTGTTCTATGGGGGGTAGTACTATGCAGCCTAGGCTATTTTATCAGTAAGTATGTCTTAAAAAATATTCCGGATGAGACAAAGAAGAACTAG
- a CDS encoding GNAT family N-acetyltransferase, with protein sequence MIRYSNQHPVTAAELARVFKSSGIHRPYNDLERLDKMLTGANCIWTAWDDEKLVGIARALTDFSYACYLSDLAVDKAYQKEGIGRTLIAHLREEIGDEVALILLAAPAAMDYYPKLGFQKHHGAYIIPRKAF encoded by the coding sequence ATGATTAGGTATTCAAACCAACATCCGGTTACAGCGGCCGAACTTGCACGGGTCTTTAAGTCTTCTGGCATTCATAGACCCTATAATGATCTGGAACGTTTAGACAAAATGCTGACAGGTGCTAACTGCATCTGGACGGCTTGGGATGATGAAAAATTAGTAGGAATTGCACGGGCTCTGACTGATTTTTCTTATGCTTGCTATTTATCAGATTTAGCAGTAGACAAAGCTTATCAAAAAGAAGGAATTGGCAGAACGCTGATCGCCCATTTGCGTGAAGAAATTGGAGATGAGGTGGCTTTAATTCTTTTGGCAGCACCTGCTGCCATGGATTATTACCCTAAACTTGGTTTTCAAAAGCATCACGGAGCCTATATCATCCCCCGAAAAGCCTTTTAA
- a CDS encoding uracil-DNA glycosylase, whose product MQHSAWHDLIKRELPEHYFAQINQFMNKVYAEGTVYPPREKVFNAIQTTPLEKVKVVIIGQDPYHGPGQAQGLSFSVPEDVPAPPSLQNILKELAEDLGQRQRHDLTSWAQQGVLLLNACLTVPAGRANGHAGLIWEPFTDAIIKVVNQKKEPAVFILWGGYARKKKSLVTNPMHHIIESPHPSPLSAHRGFFGSRPFSKANNYLKNDGLPPIDWLA is encoded by the coding sequence ATGCAGCATTCAGCTTGGCATGACCTCATTAAACGTGAATTGCCGGAGCATTATTTTGCTCAAATCAATCAATTTATGAATAAGGTTTATGCAGAAGGTACCGTTTATCCGCCGAGAGAAAAAGTTTTTAATGCGATTCAGACAACTCCCCTTGAAAAGGTTAAGGTTGTGATTATCGGACAGGATCCTTATCACGGACCCGGTCAGGCTCAGGGACTGTCTTTCTCAGTGCCGGAAGATGTGCCTGCTCCGCCTTCTTTACAAAATATTTTAAAAGAATTAGCAGAGGATTTGGGTCAGCGCCAGCGCCATGATTTAACATCATGGGCTCAGCAGGGAGTGCTTCTGCTGAATGCCTGCCTGACTGTTCCGGCTGGCAGAGCGAATGGTCATGCAGGGCTGATTTGGGAGCCCTTTACAGATGCGATTATCAAAGTTGTTAATCAGAAAAAAGAACCGGCTGTGTTTATCCTCTGGGGAGGCTACGCCCGAAAGAAAAAAAGTCTGGTTACAAATCCGATGCATCATATTATTGAGTCACCGCATCCCAGCCCTTTGTCGGCTCATAGGGGCTTCTTTGGCAGCAGGCCTTTTTCTAAAGCTAATAATTATTTAAAAAATGACGGTTTGCCTCCGATTGACTGGCTGGCCTGA
- a CDS encoding 5'-nucleotidase C-terminal domain-containing protein codes for MKKKYILFSFLVSVFLFMPLFPEQLVWADSDTQIAVAAVDPDTAGSAEDTAAENNEAGISEMEAEQAEQRVPDNITAYNQPENEASLVSAPQADNSQVTIIHTNDVHGRMQEADGVIGDAKLAAVVNQARSQGKTLVFDSGDVFQGLPISNSSRGEDMADILNAIGFDAMTLGNHEFDFGLDQLMTLSEKLSFPIISSNVYIDGVRLFEAATVIDMDSDVSGDEFVVIGVTTPETATKTHPNNVAGISFTEPITEVNNVIAQLEANAAAEGKTYSNYVILAHLGIDTTTPTQWQGTALAQALADNELLQGKKVLLLDGHSHTVLTATYGNVTYNQTGSYLNNIGLITLNSDRVLSSGVITAAEAEKITPDPDIAALITDIESKYEAETSAVIIENSPVELNGDRSNVRVRETNLGNAVADALLDYGQTGFSHQSNLAVTNGGGLRETIKAGEPVTKGDIIAVLPFGNIISQIEVSGQDIYDMFVHSLGSILQADKEGNPILDENGQPLLEPSGGFLQVSGVSVHYDTNLVASDRILAVSVWDPQSNSYKPLDLTATYYLATNDFLAAGGDGYTMLGGVREEGPSLDEVFAAYLRNADLSQYAVINPNSRLISLSSAQYAAENSNQNETPEAKEATEPEQLFIQETAVTAAAEQSQSFTAASPLTLLPAAPNDTVCSKDDLLSVTGNSNAVLPNSGDRTSTLIVVLGLVFIFAGLYSGRHTAYRK; via the coding sequence ATGAAGAAGAAATATATTCTATTTTCATTTTTAGTCAGTGTCTTTTTATTTATGCCGCTATTTCCGGAACAGCTTGTCTGGGCTGACTCTGATACACAAATAGCGGTAGCGGCAGTTGATCCAGATACAGCTGGATCTGCGGAAGATACGGCTGCCGAAAATAATGAGGCCGGTATATCAGAGATGGAAGCAGAACAGGCTGAGCAGCGGGTGCCGGATAATATAACTGCGTATAATCAGCCTGAAAATGAGGCATCTCTGGTTTCGGCTCCTCAGGCAGATAACAGTCAAGTGACTATTATTCACACCAATGATGTCCACGGGCGTATGCAGGAGGCTGACGGTGTCATTGGAGATGCTAAGCTGGCGGCGGTTGTCAATCAGGCCCGCAGTCAGGGAAAAACATTGGTTTTTGATTCAGGTGACGTTTTTCAAGGGCTGCCTATCTCTAACAGTTCTCGCGGGGAGGATATGGCGGATATCCTCAATGCGATCGGTTTTGATGCTATGACTCTTGGCAATCATGAATTTGATTTTGGGCTTGATCAGCTGATGACTTTGAGCGAAAAACTTTCTTTCCCTATTATCAGTTCTAATGTTTATATTGATGGGGTCCGTCTGTTTGAAGCGGCCACTGTTATTGATATGGACAGCGATGTTTCAGGTGATGAGTTCGTTGTTATCGGTGTCACTACACCTGAAACAGCAACAAAAACACATCCGAATAATGTTGCAGGAATTTCATTTACGGAACCCATTACAGAAGTCAATAATGTTATTGCGCAGCTCGAAGCAAATGCAGCAGCTGAGGGCAAGACATACAGCAATTATGTCATTTTAGCACATCTCGGTATTGATACGACTACGCCAACCCAATGGCAAGGTACTGCCTTAGCTCAGGCGCTTGCTGATAATGAATTACTGCAGGGCAAGAAGGTTCTTCTGCTTGATGGACATTCGCATACTGTTTTAACAGCTACTTACGGCAATGTAACTTATAATCAAACAGGAAGCTACCTTAATAATATCGGACTGATCACATTAAATTCAGACAGAGTACTGTCATCAGGTGTAATCACCGCAGCTGAAGCAGAAAAAATTACACCAGATCCTGATATTGCTGCTTTAATCACAGATATTGAATCGAAGTATGAGGCTGAAACGTCAGCTGTTATTATTGAAAACAGTCCAGTAGAGCTAAACGGCGATCGTTCTAATGTCAGGGTACGTGAAACTAACTTGGGAAATGCAGTCGCAGATGCTCTCTTAGATTACGGACAGACCGGCTTTAGTCATCAGTCTAATTTAGCAGTGACTAACGGCGGTGGTTTGAGGGAAACGATTAAAGCTGGAGAACCGGTAACAAAAGGAGATATTATTGCTGTTCTGCCATTTGGCAATATCATTTCTCAGATTGAAGTCAGTGGACAGGATATCTATGATATGTTTGTGCATTCCCTCGGATCTATTTTGCAGGCGGATAAGGAAGGCAATCCGATACTTGATGAAAACGGTCAGCCTTTGCTTGAACCCAGCGGCGGTTTTCTGCAGGTTTCGGGTGTCAGTGTCCACTATGACACAAACTTAGTTGCCAGTGATCGCATTCTTGCTGTCAGTGTTTGGGATCCTCAAAGCAATAGTTATAAGCCACTTGATTTAACCGCTACTTATTATTTGGCAACCAACGATTTCCTTGCTGCTGGCGGTGATGGGTACACCATGCTCGGCGGAGTGCGTGAGGAGGGACCGAGCCTCGATGAGGTATTTGCAGCTTACTTGAGGAATGCTGATTTAAGTCAATACGCTGTTATTAATCCTAACTCCCGTTTGATTTCTTTATCCAGCGCACAGTATGCTGCTGAAAACAGTAACCAGAACGAAACACCGGAAGCAAAGGAGGCAACTGAACCAGAACAGCTGTTTATTCAAGAAACAGCTGTTACAGCAGCGGCCGAACAGTCTCAGTCATTCACTGCAGCATCTCCTTTAACACTCCTTCCTGCTGCTCCGAATGACACAGTATGCTCAAAGGATGATTTATTATCTGTAACAGGGAACAGCAACGCTGTTCTTCCGAATAGTGGAGACAGAACTTCCACGCTGATTGTTGTTTTAGGCTTGGTTTTCATTTTTGCTGGTCTTTACAGCGGACGTCATACTGCTTACAGAAAGTAA